The following is a genomic window from Apis cerana isolate GH-2021 linkage group LG6, AcerK_1.0, whole genome shotgun sequence.
caactcaatgaaaataattttattacttaaatgaaattattatatataatgacaaaatgatattatataaaaaaatatatatattatttactgaatcaaattattatatataaatataatataaaatataaaaaaatttatttataaaaaaaataaattaaattaatttataaattaattaaatattaaaatttaaaatagaaatatgaaataaaaatgcgcattttaaataacaatgttaATCGATATTCTATTTACATTTTGTCAACCAATaactaaaattgtattatatgtcattttttataatttagtgACATGTatcattatatcttaaaaattttaaaaatattctcttggaaacgaaatatttcttataatatatttcttatgtttgttttttgataacatttaaatttaatataaaattttgttatattataaattattataattacaaaaaatatctatagaagataatttatttaaatgaaataaataattcttataaataaaataacgttttgtaaagaaataaaatataataattttttagaaaaaatattatattcgtatttatgttacaataaacatatcttctttttaaatgtactagtaaaatttatatgatatttccgTTAATGAAAGTTAGTTCTCTTCCGGTTTTGCAGCATACTGAGTAAGATGGGTAAGTGGTCGATGTTGAAATTACgttgtttttagaaatttaaatttttatcattaaatgtatattgtcCTTACTGATTATTTAATGctctcaattataattttcttaagttatttaataaaaaattcttaactaatttatattaaattatattgaatacaatgtatctaaaattaaatttatcatgaaattaatattttattttttataatttataacatttcttatttttttaatgagaaatacaagtaataaattaaaattaaaaaaaaattaaatagtattaaacaaaaattacatgTAACCTAACTTTTTATAGGTAAACCGCGTGGTCTTCGTACTGCACGTAAGCATGTAAATCATAGACGGGATCAACGTTGGAatgataaagattataaaaaagctCATTTGGGTACAAGGTGGAAGGCTAATCCATTCGGTGGTGCTTCTCATGCAAAGGGTATTGTATTAGAAAAagtgtatgtatatttatattaatattttttttatttgaaatgtttttgtaaatatttatttattataattaaatgttattcttTTAGTGGTGTAGAAGCGAAACAACCAAATTCTGCTATCCGTAAATGCGTACgagtacaattaattaaaaatggcaAGAAAATTACAGCTTTTGTACCTAGAGATggttgtttaaataatattgaggaAAATGATGAAGTTTTAGTCGCAGGATTTGGTCGTAAAGGTCATGCTGTAGGTGATATTCCAGGAGTTCGGTTCAAAGTAGTGAAAGTTGCTAATGTTTCATTACTTGCtctttataaagaaaagaaagagcgaCCTAGATCATAGAATCATTGTCatgtatttctaataaatctatataaaaatttttaaataaattaatatattattattacacctataaatattttattttaatgaaattacataaaatataaatttagaaattgatttaaagaaCACTTAAGAAAATtagtattacaaattaattttccaatttaatatttatagcttCTTCAGTATTTCTCAtagtattttcaataatttcacttaatggagtatttgatttctttatttcttttggtATATTGGTCTccaatatttctttccttGCTTGTAAGAactaaacattaatttattatgaaaattataaatatttttataaattaatgttaatattaatagatataaaaatataaacctgtgttaaagaagaaaaatttgtatatatatcattaatatcagCATCcatggaatatatattatttattatagtttttgtatcaaaaattgatttgcatGATTCAATTGATAAGAatgtttctataaatttttttttctcttcattaaataaatcttgatcaattttattattttccttattttcatcctatattttttatattttgatataattatattattttagcataaaagatataaaaaaatatttaggcaaataaaaatataaaatttaaaagataattctagaaattaaaacaaatataaatgttcatataaaaatatctattgaaacttactttttaaaaattataaataattatatagatgaAGTGAGATAATCTATCtcctaacatttttatatatcaatttttatatttgtttcatttcaattcaaatattctgtataatactacataatatataatgcaatcaataaagaaatgattataatataaattattaaattaatttataaatcatgaatggtgaaatgaataatacattaaaaaaaatttgaaaataaatattaaaattaaatatatgcatatttacttgatttttttgaaacccaaataaaaaatatattaaatatattatgatataataatatatattatatataatataaaatatatttacttactgtttcataaaaaatcgTTCCTTTTTCAGTTATATTCCAATTACATATCACTTCACATGAATCATGTTCtgttaaatattctttgttttcagatttataaattgatgatAATTCTTGATGttcatttaaacatttttgcaaattgtcaaaatattctatagattcagaataatttaattggggTTCAATATTATATGTGAATGTACTTGAATCTTCAATTGTATAAacctgatataaaaataaatattatatatatatataaatgtattaatattacatataataattatatgatatataaagcataacaataaattttttaaaaatagttcataatatttaaaaaatatatcaaaacatattttataaaatatattcaaaaaatctgaaatgagttacataaatacatatattaattttgaagataataacttattatgctatatatctcatttaatatatataagtctaaattatatatttatttttcaaatatttgtttattacattaaatatatcatcagttgatttttttatatcatatttaatttcagaagattctataaatatacactttataaaatctaataataatcttaaagtTGGAATTTGTTTTTCCAATGAACAATTTCCCtgcaaatgaatatatttttattatgtataaataatataaaaaattaaaaaaataatataaggaatttaataaattacaaaccaataataatttcttattattgcaAATACCAATTTCAGAATAAgacattaataattcttctgtaaaaagtgaaaatgatcaataattcttttgtaaaaaaaaatcttatatattataatgtataaaatattaaatattatacaattataacaaaCCTTCTAAAGCAGTgccttttaatttttgtaattttacggCTGTCGCAGGAGATTTTTCAGCCAAAAGCCAAGACAATAACGAAAGTCGATTTTCTCCACTAAGAATTgtcaattctaaattttttattgacgCTGTTGTAATTTTTGGATATCTTATTTGTactaaaatgttataaaaatcggTCATAAGTTCTTCTATATTACTCATTATTATAAGCACAATACaaatctttgttttattatatataaattatattttatatctcatttattttatttttaaatcttttaatatatatctttttataataatttataataatgcaaattaaataaaagaacgcATAGTTACAATTCAAAGTAAATtacttgtaaatatataacatctataaaattacatatattttagtaCTATGTATTGCTGGTAAGTTGGCAATGAAAAGAATATGGATTTGATtggtcaatttttataaatctaatatatttaatttcacattttattaataaaattatatcacaaaaaaaaacaaaattttataattaggacTTTACtgcaaaaagtttaaattttttgtaatatttcttgtaataattttaaacatatcaaataaaagaaataaaaaaagtgatatgataataatatcaattatattttgttacaaagtataaaattttattgtcacATTACTTAATAagtatacaattaaataacgattattaaatttatatataattaatagctAATTccttataactataaaatttaatcaatattccaTAGTCAGAAAATATTGCTTTctgtttgtaaaatatttttgaaaaattatgatacaaaatatattttttttaatttgtacttTTGACCACTTTCAATATAGTACACTATTGTTGACATTGATGATGCtgataacattattattaatccagcaatctatttaaagaaaacaaatcaaattttaaatcaaattaagacAGttgtataattgaaaatatataaatacaatataaatacctTGGTTTTTTGACAAGTTCAtcacatttttctctttcttcttctatattttccaCAAACAATGTACgatttaactaaaaataaaaaacaaatatacaataaacatatatactttataatattatatataatattattatataattttaagtaatcatcaaaattaattataaatttacattttttttatctctattttgACAATGTTCCAGAgtacatttacaattattaccaCATATAGCTTTTCTTTTACGACATTTGCAAATACGTGTAGCACAAGTTGTTttacaattacattttatatcaccatttaatgtttcttttagTGACATATCTTCAAATGGCAAATTTCTCGTtgtattctgaaaaaattatattattagtcacaattaaataattggaagaatattgaaaaaaatatgcttAATCAATGAATTACTATAAGACTTTGTACGCGATTGTAAAGTGGCGTTCGTTTCCAATCTGgatctttttcaatatcatcatCCTCTTCATTAATACTATCATCTGTTAAAGGAAACTCTTCTATCTCTACTTTTTTTACTGTTTTcggtttcatattttctttattttgtattttatttaagagctgaaaaattccaaaaaaacagaataaaacaattatgatattttaattgatttaataataaaattgaattgagcAATATATTAACTGTTTGTTCAAGCTTTTGgcatttttctttgtaaagctccaattcttcttttaatttgttgttatcttcattttcatattcttcaaTACTATGTGTATCATTTAATACAAGTTGTTTTGATATGCATTCTTCTTTCTGTCTAACATAATATTCATCCATCTGTGCTTGTaacaattcatatttttcctaaaattgtattataaaaattattattataaaattatgatgaaaaactataataaagagtttaaattgaaagataaattatataaaaaaagatgttatataaagaattttttctcacatatattttactattcatACAAACCATAAATTCAGATTCTTTTATACATTGTTTTCTTCTATcttcttcaatatatttaaataataatttcaaagtaattttTGCTTCTTCCATTGAATGTACTTTTTGCCATCTTAGATGTGATCTATtttctaaatcaataaatatttacatgaaaGCATActcataattcattataattaataattataaaaataattataaaaaatatgtattatacatttaGAGTATGGAATACTTACCTTGATCAGATTCAATTAGTTTTTGTTGAAGATCAGTAATTTGTGTATTAcgtaaagttaaaaattcattaagtttagcaatttttgtttcatttatattattgctatttttaaatttttctaacatAGATGTCAATGATGCTCTATCTTGCATTAGTTTTTCGAGAGAATATTCTGCATCAATGgtgcttattaatatttctatttcctgGGTCAACcaacttttgattttttcagtGTTAGtactgttaattttttcttttctcataattgtttttttttgcaaatcaaGTGCTTCCTAAAAGTaacataaaaaacaaaattaattaaaagtttaattaaattataacaaacatttaatttaatttattacttttaatcttttattaacaGCAAAAgcttcttccatttttcttttaaacacAATTTCTTGTTTGTTATGCCACATTTTTAAACGTGTCACTTCGTTCActtgttttctattttgatcttttaatctatttaattctttgttctttgattctttccattttgtaaatttatcagATTCATTGCGCATttgtctaattaattttactcttgtttgttttaataattgcatttcatttgttaaattttttatttgttgatcTTGTTTGTCTTTCATTTTgactattttatcttgttctgTTACCTTCCGTCTTAATTCTGTTATcttcttttctaattcttgTACTTTTTTACGTCTACTTTCTGCCAatctacaaaatatataatgtaaaatataaatttcaaaatttaaaaaataattatcatgattgaataataaatcataattttgatatttaattaaatttcatacttTGAGCTAACATTATTTGTTTGTACATTTTGTAATGCTTGCAAAAGTTCTTCCTTTTCTGCCTGAAGTGCTTTTATTTCCTGTTCCATTTCTTGTATTTCCTTAGAATAATCAACGATTtgagatgaattttttaaaagctgACATATAAGACTTTCCTTAATAGCAAGCtccttattaatattttgtacttcattgtttcttttaaCTTGAAGCAAAGTATGTTCTTCttgtttttcatcaaaatcatcTAAACTATCTGGAGAACATATTTCCTCCATAGATGCatgttctatattttcttcacgATTTATTGTAAATGTATTTGCATTAATGGACGTTATTCCATAATTTATAAGTTCTTCTGATGTCTTTTTCTGatcattttgaatatctatttattataaataaaaatattttattttaaatattttaaatattttatatattcataattataattcataataaaaatatcttttgcaatattattcaattaatataaattaaaaaaataaaatctaatatattatataatattatatatattatataatatataatatattatatataatattataataaataaaattggttaaagaataatggaattttataattgttcaataaaattattgcaagctatgatatataatttttttaataagttcagttattacaaataaaatgagataaaaaagaataaaaatttaactttaaatctaattttcaaatctaatttttcaattttaaatattaaaattttaaatcaaaatataaaattatctgtataagttgtaacatatatatttttatattttgtatatgttaaaaaaaaattattacttaccaagaatttttaaatataaaacttctaATCTTGTTCGATATTCATGCTTGTCAAGATTTTTATCAAGATCATTTAAAAGTTCTTTACATTCTTCTAATATCTTTATCATAtcagtttgaattttttctcttgcTTGCTCAGCTAATTCTGCTCTCTCATGCATGGTTACAGCTTCAATTAAATTGCTATTTAACTTTTCTGTtaaatctcttatttttttttgcaaacatTGATTTTTTGCTTCAAGTTCTTGATGTTCAATTGgacaagaaattttaatttcatgatCCACTAAAGCAACTTTTAATTCTTgtactaatttatttaagcg
Proteins encoded in this region:
- the LOC107999107 gene encoding chromosome-associated kinesin KIF4A isoform X1 gives rise to the protein MNQMSEDSVKVAVRIRPLVKTEIERGCQTCLDVVPGEPQIIVCNTAKAFTFNYVFSSDVSQEEFYDTAIKDMVKNIFQGYNVTILAYGQTGSGKTHSMGTNYIEKEDMGIIPRAVYDIFNIISSKEDWNFKITVSFMELYQEQLYDLLTDKQRSQSIVDIRDDGKNIKITGLVEKEVTNAIQALNCLTQGSLGRATGATAMNANSSRSHAIFTLCIYQHQKDDLNTATTAKFHLVDLAGSERSKKTQATGERFKEGVNINKGLLALGNVISQLGEGGSTTYVGYRDSKLTRLLQDSLGGNSITLMIACVSPADYNLDETLSTLRYADRACKIKNKPVVNQDPKISEINRLNKLVQELKVALVDHEIKISCPIEHQELEAKNQCLQKKIRDLTEKLNSNLIEAVTMHERAELAEQAREKIQTDMIKILEECKELLNDLDKNLDKHEYRTRLEVLYLKILDIQNDQKKTSEELINYGITSINANTFTINREENIEHASMEEICSPDSLDDFDEKQEEHTLLQVKRNNEVQNINKELAIKESLICQLLKNSSQIVDYSKEIQEMEQEIKALQAEKEELLQALQNVQTNNVSSKLAESRRKKVQELEKKITELRRKVTEQDKIVKMKDKQDQQIKNLTNEMQLLKQTRVKLIRQMRNESDKFTKWKESKNKELNRLKDQNRKQVNEVTRLKMWHNKQEIVFKRKMEEAFAVNKRLKEALDLQKKTIMRKEKINSTNTEKIKSWLTQEIEILISTIDAEYSLEKLMQDRASLTSMLEKFKNSNNINETKIAKLNEFLTLRNTQITDLQQKLIESDQENRSHLRWQKVHSMEEAKITLKLLFKYIEEDRRKQCIKESEFMEKYELLQAQMDEYYVRQKEECISKQLVLNDTHSIEEYENEDNNKLKEELELYKEKCQKLEQTLLNKIQNKENMKPKTVKKVEIEEFPLTDDSINEEDDDIEKDPDWKRTPLYNRVQSLINTTRNLPFEDMSLKETLNGDIKCNCKTTCATRICKCRKRKAICGNNCKCTLEHCQNRDKKNLNRTLFVENIEEEREKCDELVKKPRLLD
- the LOC107999107 gene encoding chromosome-associated kinesin KIF4A isoform X2 translates to MSEDSVKVAVRIRPLVKTEIERGCQTCLDVVPGEPQIIVCNTAKAFTFNYVFSSDVSQEEFYDTAIKDMVKNIFQGYNVTILAYGQTGSGKTHSMGTNYIEKEDMGIIPRAVYDIFNIISSKEDWNFKITVSFMELYQEQLYDLLTDKQRSQSIVDIRDDGKNIKITGLVEKEVTNAIQALNCLTQGSLGRATGATAMNANSSRSHAIFTLCIYQHQKDDLNTATTAKFHLVDLAGSERSKKTQATGERFKEGVNINKGLLALGNVISQLGEGGSTTYVGYRDSKLTRLLQDSLGGNSITLMIACVSPADYNLDETLSTLRYADRACKIKNKPVVNQDPKISEINRLNKLVQELKVALVDHEIKISCPIEHQELEAKNQCLQKKIRDLTEKLNSNLIEAVTMHERAELAEQAREKIQTDMIKILEECKELLNDLDKNLDKHEYRTRLEVLYLKILDIQNDQKKTSEELINYGITSINANTFTINREENIEHASMEEICSPDSLDDFDEKQEEHTLLQVKRNNEVQNINKELAIKESLICQLLKNSSQIVDYSKEIQEMEQEIKALQAEKEELLQALQNVQTNNVSSKLAESRRKKVQELEKKITELRRKVTEQDKIVKMKDKQDQQIKNLTNEMQLLKQTRVKLIRQMRNESDKFTKWKESKNKELNRLKDQNRKQVNEVTRLKMWHNKQEIVFKRKMEEAFAVNKRLKEALDLQKKTIMRKEKINSTNTEKIKSWLTQEIEILISTIDAEYSLEKLMQDRASLTSMLEKFKNSNNINETKIAKLNEFLTLRNTQITDLQQKLIESDQENRSHLRWQKVHSMEEAKITLKLLFKYIEEDRRKQCIKESEFMEKYELLQAQMDEYYVRQKEECISKQLVLNDTHSIEEYENEDNNKLKEELELYKEKCQKLEQTLLNKIQNKENMKPKTVKKVEIEEFPLTDDSINEEDDDIEKDPDWKRTPLYNRVQSLINTTRNLPFEDMSLKETLNGDIKCNCKTTCATRICKCRKRKAICGNNCKCTLEHCQNRDKKNLNRTLFVENIEEEREKCDELVKKPRLLD
- the LOC114577703 gene encoding uncharacterized protein LOC114577703, which gives rise to MSNIEELMTDFYNILVQIRYPKITTASIKNLELTILSGENRLSLLSWLLAEKSPATAVKLQKLKGTALEEELLMSYSEIGICNNKKLLLGNCSLEKQIPTLRLLLDFIKCIFIESSEIKYDIKKSTDDIFNVYTIEDSSTFTYNIEPQLNYSESIEYFDNLQKCLNEHQELSSIYKSENKEYLTEHDSCEVICNWNITEKGTIFYETDENKENNKIDQDLFNEEKKKFIETFLSIESCKSIFDTKTIINNIYSMDADINDIYTNFSSLTQFLQARKEILETNIPKEIKKSNTPLSEIIENTMRNTEEAINIKLEN
- the LOC107999106 gene encoding small ribosomal subunit protein uS12 yields the protein MGKPRGLRTARKHVNHRRDQRWNDKDYKKAHLGTRWKANPFGGASHAKGIVLEKVGVEAKQPNSAIRKCVRVQLIKNGKKITAFVPRDGCLNNIEENDEVLVAGFGRKGHAVGDIPGVRFKVVKVANVSLLALYKEKKERPRS